Proteins from a genomic interval of Trichoderma breve strain T069 chromosome 2, whole genome shotgun sequence:
- a CDS encoding sugar transporter domain-containing protein gives MAIAMGWHKPDNVAGSSAPAIMVGLFVASGGLLFGYDTGAINGILAMDEFKQKFGTCNDRTINDDICAKDSALIVAILSVGTALGSLLAAPLGDTLGRRRSMLLSVAIFCIGAILQVSAEGSAALLAGRCLAGLGVGAVSVLIPLYQSEMAPKWIRGTLVCAYQLSITIGLLSASIINIITSKIKSPAAYRIPLGLQLVPALILTGGLILLPETPRFLVKKGNKEAAGLSLSRLRRLDITHPALLDELQEIVANHQYELTLGPDSYKELFLTGINFIMYYSTTFFGGSGVDSPYTKSLIIQIINFVSTFVGLFVIESWGRRKLLIVGAIGMACCQLLMASFAAAAGEGLKEASTTILIVFCSINIFFFAASWGPVAWVVTSEIYPLKVRAKSMSISTFSNWVLNFGIGYSTPFLVGSGPGTAGFGTKIFFIWGAFCILAVFFVWAMVYETSKISLEQIDEMYERVDHAWNSRSFEPSWSFQQILDEGWSPSAQPPPDHELQTTTSQSSADTTLGDSNSVTIHMPPNAHLGDGNEITTASNDNKESVPTMAHVDFSY, from the exons atggccatcGCCATGGGCTGGCATAAGCCCGACAATGTCGCTGGCTCGTCGGCGCCAGCCATCATGGTCGGCCTCTTTGTCGCTTCTGGTGGATTGCTCTTTGGTTACGATACTGG GGCCATCAACGGTATTCTTGCCATGGATGAGTTTAAACAAAAGTTTGGAACATGTAATGATCGAACCATAAACGACGACATTTGCGCCAAAGACTCGGCCCTCATTGTCGCCATTCTTAGCGTCGGCACCGCTCTTGGatccctcctcgccgccccCCTTGGTGATACTCTCGGACGTCGACGAAGCATGCTCCTCTCTGTAGCCATTTTCTGTATTGGAGCCATCCTGCAAGTCTCTGCTGAGGGATCTGCCGCCTTGTTAGCCGGAAG GTGCTTGGCTGGCCTCGGTGTTGGTGCCGTGTCAGTCCTCATTCCCTTATATCAGTCGGAAATGGCTCCCAAGTGGATACGTGGTACCCTAGTCTGCGCCTATCagctctccatcaccatAGGACTTCTCTctgcctccatcatcaacatcatcacttcCAAAATCAAATCCCCAGCCGCCTACCGAATCCCCCTTGGACTCCAGCTCGTCCCCGCCCTCATCCTAACCGGAGGTCTCATACTCCTTCCTGAAACTCCTCGATTTCTAGTTAAAAAAGGCAACAAAGAGGCCGCTGGCCTTTCGCTCAGTCGCCTCCGACGCCTCGATATCACCCACCCAGCCCTCCTCGATGAACTTCAGGAAATCGTCGCCAATCACCAGTACGAACTAACACTAGGCCCGGACTCGTACAAGGAACTCTTC CTCACcggcatcaacttcatcatgTACTATAGCACCACGTTCTTCGGCGGTTCGGGCGTCGACAGCCCCTACACCAAATCGCTCATCATCCAAATCATCAACTTCGTGTCCACCTTTGTCGGCCTCTTTGTCATAGAGTCCTGGGGTCGACGAAAGTTACTGATAGTCGGCGCCATCGGCATGGCTTGCTGCCAACTGCTGATGGCCTcatttgctgctgccgctggcgAAGGCCTCAAGGAGGCATCTACTACTATACTAATTGTCTTTTGttccatcaacatcttcttcttcgctgcgTCCTGGGGCCCTGTGGCGTGGGTCGTAACGTCGGAGATCTACCCCCTCAAAGTCCGCGCAAAGTCCATGTCCATTTCAACGTTTTCCAACTGGGTACTCAACTTTGGTATCGGATACAGCACGCCCTTCCTGGTGGGCAGCGGTCCGGGCACGGCTGGCTTTGGTACCAAAATCTTTTTCATATGGGGGGCCTTTTGTATCCTCGCCGTTTTCTTTGTCTGGGCTATGGTGTATGAGACGAGTAAAATCAGCTTGGAGCAGATTGACGAAATGTACGAACGAGTGGATCATGCCTGGAATAGTAGGAGTTTCGAACCCAGCTGGAGCTTCCAGCAGATCCTCGACGAGGGCTGGTCACCTAGCGCCCAACCTCCACCAGATCATGAACTACAAACGACGACCTCGCAATCAAGCGCCGATACCACCCTGGGCGACTCAAATTCAGTCACCATCCACATGCCCCCCAACGCCCATCTAGGGGACGGCAACGAAATCACGACGGCATCAAACGACAATAAGGAGTCGGTACCGACGATGGCACATGTCGACTTTAGCTATTGA
- a CDS encoding MBOAT, membrane-bound o-acyltransferase family domain-containing protein, whose translation MGLLRYLRKVYDLDTLDTRFTSPTSVPYQTVIDSRGDVVIEREAAAKARSSAPPSKWRTPEFLLYYLVFIFVVPYMFWIAYDVSKPSDPRYSKYERYLSDGWIPGRKIDNSDAQYNTFRGNFPVMTGLLIFHPLLRKGFESVYKPSARGSRGSTRLDQRAIFDFVFAIIFIVILHGISSFKILAILGINYQIATKLPRQYIPAATWIFNISTLFANELTMGYRFQLMANWVGPPWGPLAHWGYWLDNWGGILKRWDILFNITILRLISFNLDYYWSIDKRNVNSLEKKGLDPAGLSERDRISIPADIRDFSYRNYLAYALYAPLYIAGPILTFNDYISQSKYRAASIEWPRTIRYGIRFLLVLLSMELVLHFDYVGAISKAAPVWSDYTAAQLSLLSFFNLHIIWLKLLLPWRMFRLWALVDGIDPPENMVRCVSNNYSTQLFWRAWHRSYNRWLIRYIYVPLGGSSFRNWRSSARSVITYLLVFTFVALWHDIKLRLLIWGWLIVIFMVPEWTASYLFPKKKWENRPTEYRMLCCVGAVANVLMMISANLVGFAVGLDGLQSILSSILHDWSGVVFILTASSCLFVGIQVMFEIRESEKRKGITMKC comes from the exons ATGGGTCTTCTTCGCTATCTGCGCAAGGTCTACGACCTCGACACCCTCGACACGCGATTCACCTCGCCGACCTCCGTCCCCTACCAGACAGTCATTGATTCTCGCGGCGATGTGGTcatagagagagaggccgCGGCCAAGGCCCGAAGCTCAGCTCCGCCGTCGAAATGGCGGACGCCCGAGTTCTTACTATACTatctcgtcttcatctttgtaGTCCCGTACATGTTCTGGATAGCATATGATGTCTCGAAGC CCTCTGACCCCAGATATTCCAAGTATGAGCGGTACCTCTCCGACGGATGGATCCCGGGTCGAAAAATCGACAACTCCGATGCGCAATACAACACGTTCCGAGGCAACTTCCCTGTCATGACGGGCCTTTTAATATTCCACCCATTGCTGCGAAAGGGATTTGAATCTGTGTATAAGCCCTCCGCGCGAGGCAGCAGAGGCTCGACAAGACTTGATCAACGtgccatctttgactttgtttttgccatcatcttcattgtcATTCTTCACGGCATATCGTCCTTTAAGattctcgccatcctcggcatCAATTATCAGATTGCGACCAAGCTGCCCCGGCAATACATCCCCGCGGCAACATGGATCTTCAATATTAGCACATTGTTTGCTAATGAACTGACTATGGGATACAGATTCCAGCTTATGGCCAACTGGGTTGGCCCTCCATGGGGACCGCTGGCGCACTGGGGCTATTGGCTGGATAACTGGGGAGGAATCCTCAAGCGCTGGGACATTCTTTTCAACATTACCATTCTGCGACTCATTAGCTTCAACTTGGACTATTACTGGAGCATCGACAAGCGTAACGTCAACTCTCTAGAG aagaagggattGGATCCCGCCGGTCTTTCCGAGCGCGACCGCATTTCGATTCCTGCCGACATTAGAGATTTCTCGTATCGCAACTACCTGGCCTACGCATTGTATGCGCCGCTGTATATTGCTGGCCCAATCTTGACTTTTAATGACTACATTTCGCAATCCAAGTATCGCGCCGCGAGCATTGAATGGCCCCGCACTATTCGGTACGGCATTCGATTCTTGCTTGTCCTCCTCTCCATGGAGCTTGTCCTACACTTCGACTACGTCGGCGCAATCAGCAAAGCGGCTCCTGTGTGGAGCGACTACACCGCCGCCCAGCTCAGTCTCctgtccttcttcaacctccACATCAtctggctgaagctgctgcttcctTGGCGCATGTTCCGCCTCTGGGCATTGGTGGATGGCATTGACCCGCCAGAGAACATGGTCCGATGCGTGAGCAACAACTACAGCACGCAGCTCTTCTGGCGCGCCTGGCATCGCTCATACAACCGCTGGCTCATCCGGTACATTTATGTCCCCCTCGGTGGGTCTTCGTTTCGTAACTGGAGGTCCTCAGCCAGGTCCGTCATCACGTACCTACTGGTCTTCACATTTGTCGCCCTTTGGCACGACATCAAGCTCCGCCTGCTCATTTGGGGCTGGCTCATTGTTATTTTTATGGTGCCGGAGTGGACTGCTAGCTATTTGTTCCCGAAAAAGAAGTGGGAGAACCGGCCTACGGAGTATCGTATGCTTTGCTGTGTTGGAGCCGTGGCGAACGTGCTCATGATGATTTCTGCCAATTTGGTTGGCTTTGCAGTTGGTCTGGACGGATTACAGagcatcctcagcagcattCTGCATGATTGGTCTG GGGTTGTCTTTATTCTCACCGCATCATCTTGTCTATTTGTCGGCATTCAGGTCATGTTTGAGATTCGCGAATCGGAGAAGCGGAAGGGCATCACTATGAAGTGTTAG
- a CDS encoding IBR domain, a half RING-finger domain-containing protein — MSNLNNRQRLPALDQEPERLRPIEQLHPVLLHIVERMEVLPPEGRGSITATELAHAVSLAISMLPEDEQSYIISRIMSDDEIAEERLQSPQVQDLQHRVHLSANEIRLLLRGSPEPEDDGEEAEPADACIVCVSKSDVTVPCGCHYCGHCLRENIRVGLRSEVDFPTGCCNRPFDEATVRVAQRPALVHLFRQLSAEFSVQPGERLYCHDPSCASFIPATAIQPAARDEDNATAMGTCPSCHKATCAACGGRSHRGLPCQEEEDDEALLNMMDSQGLVGCPRCGVVIGLRDGCNHMSCLCGAEFCYICGRDWRGRCDCPEYNGLDMRVPVRQRPGRRPILRGGRAHLVNNVDGIPRIPQLRYDPEDEIALAAVDYAPVGASVPTAVPNPAPNRAQEPIARRNEAEHMEIPAHRDVPRPPQHRQHAPVARPNNLNRGPIGLPPIAALFPFLEEEEPPLPIPGAFPGVSLPGVFPNPFPPVLPPLVGHPIPYHPPDHPFNSRLPELHPLADGDVGLVDHAIGQLRIVTDALEDQLEDTRRQRIMAIRDLERLIRQDRGLDIVPREMARLLQEHEEYQGGGHGRRRRRERR, encoded by the exons ATGTCGAATCTCAATAATCGCCAACGTCTCCCTGCCCTCGACCAGGAGCCTGAGAGACTACGACCCAtcgagcagcttcatcccGTATTACTCCACATCGTCGAGCGTATGGAAGTATTACCTCCCGAAGGCAGAGGATCCATAACGGCGACAGAACTAGCCCACGCAGTCTCTCTAGCAATATCCATGCTGCCAGAGGATGAACAATCGTACATCATCTCGCGAATCATGTCCGACGATGAAATCGCCGAGGAAAGACTCCAAAGCCCACAAGTTCAAGACTTGCAGCACCGCGTCCACCTATCCGCGAACGAGATACGCCTTTTGCTACGAGGTTCCCCGGAGCCAGAGGAcgacggcgaagaagccgaacCCGCAGACGCCTGCATCGTGTGCGTTTCCAAAAGCGATGTGACTGTCCCGTGCGGCTGTCACTACTGTGGCCACTGCCTCCGAGAGAACATCCGAGTCGGCCTCCGCTCCGAGGTAGACTTCCCAACAGGCTGTTGCAACAGGCCCTTTGACGAGGCCACAGTCCGAGTCGCCCAGCGTCCGGCCCTGGTCCACCTGTTCCGTCAACTATCGGCCGAATTCAGCGTGCAACCAGGGGAGCGGCTGTACTGCCATGACCCAAGCTGCGCATCCTTCATCCCGGCGACGGCGATCCAGCCGGCCGCCCGTGATGAAGACAATGCCACTGCTATGGGCACATGTCCGTCGTGCCACAAGGCGACATGTGCTGCTTGTGGCGGTAGATCACACCGAGGCTTGCCGTgtcaagaggaggaagatgacgaggcgTTGTTGAATATGATGGACAGCCAGGGGCTCGTGGGCTGCCCTAGGTGCGGCGTCGTGATAGGCTTGAGAGACGGTTGTAATCACATGAG CTGTCTTTGCGGTGCTGAATTCTGCTATATCTGCGGCCGCGACTGGAGAGGACGATGCGATTGCCCTGAATACAACGGCCTCGACATGCGCGTGCCCGTGCGACAACGGCCAGGCCGCCGGCCCATCTTGCGCGGTGGAAGAGCACATCTAGTTAACAACGTTGATGGGATCCCCCGGATCCCTCAGCTGCGATATGATCCGGAAGACGAAATCGCTCTAGCAGCGGTCGATTACGCCCCCGTTGGCGCTTCTGTTCCAACGGCAGTTCCAAACCCAGCCCCAAATCGCGCGCAGGAGCCAATCGCAAGGCGCAATGAGGCCGAGCACATGGAGATTCCGGCACACAGAGATGTTCCGCGGCCGCCTCAGCATCGGCAGCACGCTCCGGTTGCCCGTCCAAACAACTTGAACCGGGGTCCCATTGGTCTTCCGCCGATCGCcgctctcttccccttcttggaggaggaggagcctcCTCTCCCTATCCCTGGCGCTTTTCCTGGTGTTTCTCTCCCTGGTGTTTTCCCTAACCCTTTCCCACCTGTTCTCCCTCCGCTTGTCGGTCACCCTATCCCATACCATCCTCCTGACCACCCGTTCAACAGCCGGCTCCCAGAACTACATCCGCTGGCTGATGGGGATGTAGGCCTGGTTGATCATGCGATTGGACAGCTTCGTATCGTTACAGACGCGCTAGAAGATCAACTCGAAGACACCAGACGTCAACGCATCATGGCCATAAGGGACCTTGAGAGACTGATACGTCAAGACCGAGGGCTAGATATTGTACCGCGTGAGATGGCTCGTCTTTTACAAGAGCATGAAGAATATCAAGGGGGCGGACACGGTCGAAGACGCAGACgagagaggagatga